In a single window of the Aquipuribacter hungaricus genome:
- the secG gene encoding preprotein translocase subunit SecG encodes MTDVLTIVLQVILAVTSLILILLILLHKGRGGGLSDMFGGGASGGMGGASIAERNLDRLTISVGLVWAVVIVLLNLLTRFDI; translated from the coding sequence GTGACTGACGTCCTCACGATCGTCCTCCAGGTGATCCTGGCCGTGACGAGCCTGATCCTCATCCTGCTCATCCTGCTCCACAAGGGACGGGGCGGCGGGCTGTCGGACATGTTCGGCGGCGGCGCCTCGGGCGGCATGGGCGGGGCCAGCATCGCCGAGCGGAACCTCGACCGGCTGACCATCTCGGTCGGCCTGGTGTGGGCCGTCGTCATCGTGCTCCTCAACCTGCTCACCCGCTTCGACATCTGA
- the tpiA gene encoding triose-phosphate isomerase, which yields MATRTPLMAGNWKMNLDHLEATHLVQKLSWLLRDAGHDAASVEVAVLPAFTALRSVQTLVEADDLPVRTGGQDISAHDSGARTGEVSGAMLARLGCTYACVGHSERREYHGEDDATVAAKAAAAHRHGLVPIVCVGEPQEVREASEHVAYTLAQLDGSLAGLGGEQVAATVVAYEPVWAIGTGLTCGADDAQEVCGAIRARLAETHGDAVAAQVRVLYGGSVKPSNVAGIMAKPDIDGALVGGASLAAEDFAGIVRFREHPTA from the coding sequence ATGGCGACCCGCACCCCCCTCATGGCCGGCAACTGGAAGATGAACCTCGACCACCTCGAGGCGACCCACCTGGTCCAGAAGCTGTCGTGGCTGCTGCGCGACGCCGGCCACGACGCCGCCTCCGTCGAGGTGGCCGTCCTGCCCGCGTTCACCGCGCTGCGCAGCGTGCAGACCCTCGTCGAGGCCGACGACCTCCCTGTCCGCACCGGCGGGCAGGACATCTCCGCCCACGACTCCGGGGCGCGCACCGGCGAGGTCTCCGGCGCCATGCTGGCCCGCCTCGGCTGCACCTACGCCTGCGTCGGGCACAGCGAGCGTCGTGAGTACCACGGCGAGGACGACGCGACCGTGGCCGCCAAGGCCGCCGCCGCGCACCGCCACGGCCTGGTGCCGATCGTGTGCGTCGGCGAGCCCCAGGAGGTCCGCGAGGCCTCCGAGCACGTCGCCTACACCCTCGCCCAGCTCGACGGCTCCCTCGCCGGCCTGGGCGGCGAGCAGGTCGCCGCCACGGTCGTCGCCTACGAGCCCGTCTGGGCCATCGGGACCGGCCTCACCTGCGGTGCCGACGACGCGCAGGAGGTGTGCGGCGCGATCCGCGCGCGCCTGGCCGAGACCCACGGCGACGCCGTCGCCGCGCAGGTCCGCGTGCTGTACGGCGGCTCGGTCAAGCCGTCGAACGTCGCCGGCATCATGGCGAAGCCCGACATCGACGGCGCGCTCGTCGGGGGCGCCTCGCTGGCCGCCGAGGACTTCGCCGGCATCGTGAGGTTCCGGGAGCACCCGACCGCGTGA
- a CDS encoding phosphoglycerate kinase yields MQDVDQLGRSLGGFSGRRVLVRSDLNVPLDSSGGSPVITDDGRVRASVPTIRQLSEAGAVVVVCAHLGRPKGAPEARYSLAPVAARLRELLGREVTFVTTTVGPEAELAVASASPGDVVLLENLRFDARETSKDDAERGAFADQLAALADAFVSDGFGVVHRKQASVYDVAQKLPHAVGGLVLREVEVLRRLTDDVERPYAVVLGGAKVSDKLAVIENLLGTADRILVGGGMVFTFLAAQGHEVGNSLLEADQVETVKGYLATAEERGVTVVLPSDIVAATAFAADAEHDVVAADAIPADRIGLDIGPDAAAEFSAALSDCRTVFWNGPMGVFEMEPFSHGTRAVATSLAALEGLGALGVVGGGDTAAAVRALGFSDDDFGHVSTGGGASLEYLEGKQLPGLAVLQD; encoded by the coding sequence GTGCAGGACGTCGACCAGCTCGGCCGGTCGCTCGGTGGCTTCTCCGGCCGCCGGGTGCTCGTCCGCAGCGACCTCAACGTGCCGCTGGACAGCTCCGGCGGCTCGCCGGTCATCACCGACGACGGGCGCGTCCGCGCCTCGGTGCCGACCATCCGCCAGCTGTCCGAGGCCGGAGCCGTCGTGGTCGTCTGCGCGCACCTGGGCCGTCCCAAGGGCGCCCCGGAGGCGAGGTACTCCCTCGCCCCCGTGGCCGCCCGGCTCCGGGAGCTGCTCGGCCGCGAGGTCACCTTCGTCACCACCACGGTGGGCCCGGAGGCCGAGCTGGCCGTCGCGTCCGCCTCGCCCGGTGACGTCGTCCTGCTGGAGAACCTGCGCTTCGACGCGCGGGAGACCAGCAAGGACGACGCCGAGCGCGGCGCCTTCGCCGACCAGCTCGCCGCCCTCGCCGACGCGTTCGTCTCCGACGGCTTCGGGGTCGTCCACCGCAAGCAGGCCTCGGTCTACGACGTCGCGCAGAAGCTGCCGCACGCCGTCGGCGGCCTCGTCCTGCGCGAGGTCGAGGTGCTCCGGCGCCTCACCGACGACGTCGAGCGGCCGTACGCGGTCGTCCTCGGCGGCGCCAAGGTGTCCGACAAGCTCGCCGTCATCGAGAACCTGCTCGGCACCGCCGACCGGATCCTCGTCGGCGGCGGCATGGTGTTCACCTTCCTCGCGGCCCAGGGCCACGAGGTCGGGAACAGCCTGCTCGAGGCCGACCAGGTCGAGACCGTCAAGGGCTACCTGGCCACGGCGGAGGAGCGCGGCGTGACCGTCGTGCTCCCCAGCGACATCGTCGCGGCGACGGCCTTCGCGGCCGACGCCGAGCACGACGTCGTCGCCGCCGACGCCATCCCCGCCGACCGGATCGGGCTGGACATCGGCCCCGACGCCGCGGCGGAGTTCTCCGCGGCGCTGTCGGACTGCCGGACGGTGTTCTGGAACGGGCCCATGGGCGTGTTCGAGATGGAGCCGTTCAGCCACGGCACCCGCGCCGTCGCCACGTCGCTCGCGGCGCTCGAGGGCCTGGGTGCCCTCGGTGTCGTCGGCGGCGGGGACACCGCGGCCGCGGTCCGCGCGCTCGGCTTCTCCGACGACGACTTCGGCCACGTGTCGACCGGCGGCGGCGCGAGCCTGGAGTACCTCGAGGGCAAGCAGCTCCCCGGGCTCGCCGTCCTGCAGGACTGA
- the whiA gene encoding DNA-binding protein WhiA has translation MALTASVKDELSRLPVTRVCCRKAEVTATLRFSNALHIVAGRVVVEAELDTAQAARRLRREIGEVYGHPSELLVLQPGGLRRATRYVVRVSREGETLARQTGLLDPRSRPVRGMPPQVVGGSVCDAEAAWRGAFLAHGSLTEPGRSSSLEVTAPGPEAALALVGAGRRLGIQAKAREVRGVDRVVVRDAEAISALLTRLGAHDAVMVWEERRMRREVRATANRLANFDDANLRRSARAAVAAGSRVERALELLGEDVPEHLREAGHLRLAHKQASLEELGQLADPPMTKDAVAGRIRRLLALADKKAEDLGVPGTDANLTPDMLEV, from the coding sequence ATGGCGCTCACGGCATCGGTCAAGGACGAGCTGAGCCGGCTGCCCGTCACGCGCGTCTGCTGCCGGAAGGCCGAGGTCACGGCCACCCTGCGCTTCTCCAACGCCCTGCACATCGTCGCCGGCCGGGTTGTCGTGGAGGCCGAGCTCGACACCGCGCAGGCCGCACGGCGGCTCCGGCGCGAGATCGGCGAGGTGTACGGCCACCCCAGCGAGCTGCTCGTGCTCCAGCCCGGCGGGCTGCGCCGGGCCACCCGGTACGTCGTGCGGGTGAGCCGCGAGGGCGAGACCCTCGCCCGCCAGACCGGGCTGCTGGACCCGCGCAGCCGGCCGGTCCGCGGCATGCCGCCCCAGGTCGTCGGCGGGTCCGTCTGCGACGCCGAGGCCGCCTGGCGCGGGGCGTTCCTCGCCCACGGCTCGCTCACCGAGCCCGGCCGCTCCAGCTCCCTGGAGGTCACCGCGCCCGGCCCCGAGGCCGCCCTCGCCCTCGTCGGCGCCGGCCGCCGGCTCGGCATCCAGGCCAAGGCCCGCGAGGTCCGCGGCGTCGACCGGGTCGTCGTCCGCGACGCCGAGGCGATCAGCGCCCTGCTCACCCGCCTCGGTGCCCACGACGCCGTCATGGTGTGGGAGGAGCGCAGGATGCGGCGCGAGGTCCGCGCCACCGCCAACCGCCTGGCCAACTTCGACGACGCCAACCTGCGCCGCTCGGCCAGGGCGGCCGTGGCCGCCGGCTCGCGCGTGGAGCGGGCGCTGGAGCTGCTCGGCGAGGACGTCCCCGAGCACCTGCGCGAGGCCGGCCACCTGCGCCTGGCCCACAAGCAGGCCAGCCTCGAGGAGCTCGGCCAGCTCGCCGACCCGCCCATGACCAAGGACGCCGTCGCCGGGCGTATCCGCCGCCTGCTCGCCCTGGCGGACAAGAAGGCCGAGGACCTCGGGGTCCCCGGGACCGACGCCAACCTCACCCCGGACATGCTCGAGGTCTGA
- the gap gene encoding type I glyceraldehyde-3-phosphate dehydrogenase, whose translation MTVRVGINGFGRIGRNFFRAALAAGADIEVVGVNDLTDNATLAHLLKYDTILGRLPAEVTHSEDSITVGGHTFRALAERDPAALPWGELGADVVIESTGIFVDGTKAKAHIDAGAKKVIISAPAKNEDFTVVMGVNDGDYDPASHHIISNASCTTNCLAPMAKAIDDEFGIVKGLMTTIHAYTQDQNLQDAPHKDLRRARAAAVNLVPTSTGAAKAISLVLPQLKGKLDGYAVRVPIPTGSATDLTVELSREVTVEEVNAAVKKAADGVYLRYTEDPIVSSDIVTDPASCIFDSGLTKVIGNQVKVVGWYDNEWGYSNRLVDLVALVGRSL comes from the coding sequence GTGACCGTACGGGTCGGCATCAACGGGTTCGGGCGGATCGGCCGCAACTTCTTCAGGGCCGCTCTCGCGGCGGGCGCGGACATCGAGGTCGTCGGGGTCAACGACCTGACCGACAACGCGACGCTCGCGCACCTGCTCAAGTACGACACCATCCTGGGCCGCCTCCCCGCCGAGGTGACGCACTCCGAGGACTCGATCACCGTCGGCGGCCACACCTTCCGTGCGCTGGCCGAGCGCGACCCGGCGGCCCTGCCCTGGGGCGAGCTGGGCGCGGACGTCGTCATCGAGTCCACCGGCATCTTCGTCGACGGGACCAAGGCCAAGGCGCACATCGACGCCGGCGCCAAGAAGGTCATCATCTCCGCGCCCGCCAAGAACGAGGACTTCACGGTCGTCATGGGCGTCAACGACGGGGACTACGACCCGGCGTCGCACCACATCATCTCCAACGCCTCCTGCACGACGAACTGCCTCGCCCCGATGGCCAAGGCCATCGACGACGAGTTCGGCATCGTCAAGGGCCTGATGACGACCATCCACGCGTACACGCAGGACCAGAACCTGCAGGACGCCCCCCACAAGGACCTCCGCCGCGCCCGTGCGGCCGCGGTCAACCTGGTCCCCACCTCCACCGGTGCGGCCAAGGCGATCTCGCTCGTCCTGCCCCAGCTCAAGGGCAAGCTCGACGGCTACGCGGTCCGCGTCCCGATCCCCACCGGCTCCGCCACCGACCTCACCGTCGAGCTGAGCCGCGAGGTGACGGTCGAGGAGGTCAACGCGGCCGTCAAGAAGGCCGCCGACGGCGTGTACCTCCGCTACACCGAGGACCCGATCGTCTCCTCCGACATCGTCACCGACCCCGCGTCGTGCATCTTCGACTCCGGGCTCACCAAGGTGATCGGCAACCAGGTCAAGGTCGTCGGCTGGTACGACAACGAGTGGGGCTACTCCAACCGCCTCGTCGACCTGGTCGCCCTCGTCGGCCGCTCGCTCTGA